One window from the genome of Lentibacillus daqui encodes:
- the pulA gene encoding type I pullulanase, with protein sequence MVNGMAWIDDVFRITFTCENIETLIHSEAAPVIYWRKKEKYFSLMLEGPTPTGEAKVNMVLFEALPLGEELVLQWGDAEMPVYPGAIVRTDWFEHNYTDIHAKLGADYSRNQTAFSVWAPTATVVTLWLKGNRHPLIRSNAGVWETVVKGDWDGAAYQYEVTVNGKTTIVNDPYAKAMLANSEKSVVMNMKAAEPKNFQTTKRPPIKQLQDAIIYELHVRDATIMHDSGVRHKGKFLGLTEKNTTTSKGFSTGLSYIKDLGVTHVQLMPINDFARVDELNPNSGYNWGYDPLYFQVPEGSYATRVDVPEARVKECKQMIQAFHEEGIAVIFDVVYNHVFYMPTSPFEQLVPGYYFRYDDNGHVSNGTGVGNDFASERIMARKFIIDSIDFWLDEYKVDGFRFDLMGALDIDTMTEIRTRCEQEEIPVMLLGEGWTLPTAINPDRLATSVHSGQLKGVRFFNDFFRDSLKGSLFNTNDQGFANGRGQFIERLPHLVSGSALEKFGQPFVADVTQTVNYVECHDNHTLWDRLELTNSGNTETVRRKMHQLATGVTLLSQGVPFLHAGQEWFRTKAGDENSYRSGDHINQLDWHEREKQQDNISYVKKLIALRKQYPVFRLVSKQEINRRLHILTTPAPVFGFTLLGDARNFSIYVNPDEATYQVLLPSNGRWQTLVTNNKEKETQYIEGEVTTIGPYELIVLMRQVKIV encoded by the coding sequence AAATGGTATGGCATGGATAGATGATGTTTTTAGAATTACGTTCACCTGTGAAAATATAGAAACATTGATTCATTCAGAGGCAGCCCCTGTTATTTACTGGCGGAAAAAAGAAAAATATTTTTCTTTAATGTTGGAAGGACCAACTCCAACTGGCGAGGCGAAGGTGAATATGGTTTTATTTGAAGCATTGCCACTGGGTGAGGAACTGGTGCTTCAATGGGGAGACGCGGAAATGCCGGTTTACCCGGGGGCGATTGTACGCACAGACTGGTTTGAACACAATTATACCGATATACATGCAAAACTTGGGGCGGACTATTCACGTAATCAGACCGCTTTTTCTGTCTGGGCCCCCACCGCAACTGTAGTAACCTTATGGCTTAAGGGTAACAGACATCCGTTAATTAGAAGTAACGCTGGTGTTTGGGAAACCGTAGTGAAAGGCGACTGGGATGGTGCGGCTTATCAATACGAAGTGACGGTAAACGGGAAGACAACCATTGTTAATGATCCCTATGCGAAGGCAATGCTTGCGAATAGCGAGAAAAGTGTCGTCATGAATATGAAAGCTGCCGAGCCAAAGAATTTCCAAACAACAAAACGGCCACCAATCAAGCAGCTTCAGGACGCGATCATTTACGAACTGCATGTCAGAGATGCAACGATCATGCATGACAGTGGTGTCCGACATAAGGGGAAATTTTTAGGGCTTACGGAAAAAAACACAACAACTTCAAAAGGTTTTTCGACAGGGCTCTCCTATATAAAGGATCTTGGTGTTACCCATGTTCAGCTAATGCCGATTAATGACTTTGCCCGTGTGGATGAATTAAATCCAAATAGTGGTTATAACTGGGGGTATGATCCACTTTATTTTCAGGTTCCCGAGGGAAGTTATGCGACCAGAGTTGATGTTCCTGAGGCAAGAGTGAAGGAATGCAAGCAAATGATTCAGGCATTTCATGAGGAAGGAATTGCTGTCATTTTTGATGTTGTCTATAATCACGTTTTTTATATGCCAACTTCACCTTTTGAACAGCTTGTACCCGGTTATTATTTCCGTTATGATGACAATGGTCATGTAAGCAACGGAACCGGTGTGGGAAATGATTTTGCATCGGAGCGGATCATGGCCCGCAAATTTATTATCGATTCTATTGATTTTTGGCTTGATGAATATAAAGTGGACGGTTTCCGGTTTGATCTAATGGGAGCACTTGATATTGATACAATGACAGAAATCCGAACACGCTGCGAACAAGAGGAGATACCGGTTATGCTGCTAGGTGAAGGCTGGACACTTCCGACCGCAATCAACCCTGACAGGCTGGCCACTTCTGTACATTCCGGGCAATTAAAAGGTGTTCGATTTTTCAATGATTTTTTCCGTGATTCATTAAAAGGAAGTTTATTCAACACAAACGATCAAGGTTTTGCCAATGGACGGGGACAATTTATCGAACGACTTCCCCACCTTGTATCTGGATCGGCACTGGAGAAGTTCGGGCAACCCTTTGTCGCTGATGTAACCCAGACGGTCAATTATGTGGAATGCCACGATAACCATACATTATGGGACCGGCTGGAACTCACCAATAGCGGGAATACGGAAACAGTGCGCCGGAAAATGCACCAGCTGGCTACCGGTGTTACCTTGCTAAGCCAGGGAGTACCCTTTCTTCATGCCGGGCAGGAATGGTTCCGGACAAAAGCTGGAGATGAAAACAGCTATCGGTCAGGAGATCACATTAACCAGCTGGATTGGCATGAACGGGAGAAACAGCAGGATAATATTTCTTATGTAAAAAAATTAATTGCACTTAGGAAGCAATATCCTGTGTTCCGATTAGTTTCCAAACAAGAGATTAACAGGCGGCTGCATATTTTGACGACACCTGCCCCGGTATTTGGCTTTACGCTGCTTGGAGATGCCCGGAATTTTTCCATCTATGTGAATCCTGATGAAGCAACGTACCAGGTGCTCCTCCCCTCAAATGGCAGGTGGCAGACCTTGGTAACCAACAACAAAGAGAAAGAAACTCAGTACATAGAGGGCGAAGTTACAACGATTGGACCCTATGAACTGATTGTTCTCATGCGGCAAGTGAAAATTGTTTAG
- a CDS encoding M24 family metallopeptidase → MTINYQTRLDALQNHLKENNIDVAMISTPANVFYYTGFNSEPHERFMALVIDNLKQEFILFVPALDKEIAANDSFIKNIIPISDEEDPYAKLQEKLSTEPLVFGLEMKKVSMFQHQRLQSVFSETTYEDIQPFINGQRLKKSRSELTYTQKAIDIIEKVMAEGIKKVKVGMTELELTAELEFLMKKFGAEGPSFSTTVLSGENSALPHGTPGNRKLQNGDFLLIDMGVTIAEGYCSDITRTFVIGEASAKQKEIYEYVRQSTQVGVDAVKAGVPLKTFDIEARNVIEKSGYGKYFNNRIGHGLGIEVHEEPSIHENNEQIAESGYLFTIEPGIYIPDFGGVRIEDNVYINEDGEGELLTSFPRELQIL, encoded by the coding sequence ATGACAATTAACTATCAAACAAGATTGGACGCATTGCAGAATCATTTAAAAGAAAACAACATCGATGTGGCCATGATCTCCACACCGGCAAATGTATTTTACTATACCGGATTTAATTCTGAACCGCATGAACGGTTTATGGCTTTGGTAATTGACAACCTGAAACAGGAATTTATCCTTTTCGTTCCTGCATTGGATAAGGAAATCGCCGCTAATGATTCGTTTATTAAAAACATTATTCCGATTTCCGATGAAGAAGATCCGTACGCCAAACTTCAGGAAAAACTGAGCACTGAACCCTTGGTTTTCGGACTGGAAATGAAAAAGGTAAGTATGTTCCAGCACCAACGTTTGCAATCGGTTTTTTCCGAGACGACATACGAAGACATTCAACCTTTCATCAATGGACAACGATTGAAAAAATCAAGAAGTGAACTGACCTATACCCAAAAAGCGATCGATATTATTGAAAAAGTAATGGCTGAAGGAATCAAGAAAGTTAAAGTGGGCATGACTGAACTGGAATTAACCGCTGAATTGGAATTTCTCATGAAAAAATTTGGTGCTGAAGGTCCATCATTTTCAACTACTGTATTATCCGGTGAGAATTCAGCATTACCACACGGAACCCCGGGTAACCGCAAATTGCAAAATGGTGACTTCCTGTTAATTGACATGGGCGTAACGATTGCGGAAGGATATTGCTCCGATATTACCAGGACATTTGTTATCGGTGAAGCATCAGCCAAGCAAAAAGAAATTTACGAGTATGTCCGGCAATCCACTCAAGTTGGCGTCGACGCTGTCAAAGCTGGTGTGCCACTAAAAACGTTTGATATTGAAGCAAGAAACGTGATTGAAAAAAGCGGCTATGGAAAGTATTTTAATAATCGGATTGGTCATGGCCTTGGTATTGAGGTGCACGAAGAACCATCCATTCACGAAAATAATGAACAAATTGCCGAGAGCGGATATCTGTTTACCATTGAACCCGGCATTTATATCCCTGATTTTGGCGGTGTGCGAATCGAGGATAATGTATATATTAACGAAGATGGTGAAGGTGAATTATTGACTTCTTTCCCTAGAGAATTGCAGATATTGTAA
- a CDS encoding response regulator transcription factor: MFNIMLIEDDTSLFQEIKERLAGWNYAVHGVRDFNDIMQNFTSLKPDLVIIDIQLPKFDGFHWCRMIRTHSNVPIIFLSSRDHPTDMVMSMQLGADDYVQKPFHFDVLIAKIQAILRRVYNYNAEQLELRTWNNATVDYTKNTVTNHKGTIELTKNEMYILQFLIERKNEVVPREDIMQSLWDDERFISDNTLTVNVNRLRKRLGEIKLGGFIETKVGQGYKAKEVPFAND, from the coding sequence TTGTTTAACATTATGCTAATTGAAGATGATACAAGCCTGTTTCAAGAAATAAAGGAACGGTTGGCAGGTTGGAATTATGCAGTACATGGCGTGCGTGACTTTAACGATATTATGCAGAATTTCACAAGTCTTAAACCGGATTTAGTAATCATTGATATTCAATTACCGAAATTCGATGGGTTCCATTGGTGCCGGATGATTCGGACGCACTCCAATGTCCCCATTATCTTTTTATCGTCACGCGACCATCCCACCGATATGGTTATGTCCATGCAGCTTGGTGCGGATGATTATGTCCAGAAACCATTCCATTTTGATGTGCTAATTGCAAAAATACAGGCAATCCTCCGTCGTGTCTATAATTACAACGCTGAACAATTGGAACTGCGCACATGGAATAACGCTACAGTTGATTATACCAAAAATACGGTTACCAACCATAAAGGTACGATTGAGTTAACGAAAAATGAAATGTACATCCTGCAATTTTTAATTGAACGTAAAAATGAGGTAGTTCCCCGGGAAGATATCATGCAAAGCCTTTGGGATGACGAACGTTTCATTAGTGACAATACCTTGACTGTAAATGTGAACCGGCTGCGAAAGCGGTTGGGTGAAATCAAATTAGGCGGCTTTATCGAGACAAAGGTTGGCCAGGGCTATAAGGCAAAAGAGGTGCCTTTTGCGAATGATTAA
- a CDS encoding sensor histidine kinase: MIKKYLIERCSWILLFIALQLLALFIAAIDPSISIRSVVYIVFLSTLILLIFAIVRYHKETAFYKILQAWDKDYDITDMYKPISPFEKIVAEQLNEQTTAYKNKISQQNTKLEQEKDELLSWIHEVKTPLTAMQLMIDRVEDKKVKQQLRYEWLRIHLLLDQQLHQKRIPYMENDLYIEQTKLEPLLFQEIKALQSWCMRKGIGFDVSLQAEEVLTDAKWFAFIIRQLLTNAIKYTQNDDITITSYLKQSQAMLTIRDHGRGIDRKDLPRIFDRGFTSTTVHYDTASSGMGLYLVNNALKPLHIKIDVQSKVGEGTSFTLTFPSKNDFVAITGM; the protein is encoded by the coding sequence ATGATTAAAAAATATCTGATCGAGCGGTGCAGCTGGATTCTCCTGTTTATTGCCTTACAGTTGCTGGCGCTGTTTATTGCCGCGATCGATCCGTCCATCTCCATCCGGTCCGTTGTCTATATCGTCTTTTTATCGACACTTATTCTGCTGATATTTGCTATCGTCCGTTATCATAAGGAAACGGCCTTTTACAAAATCTTGCAAGCATGGGATAAGGATTATGATATAACGGATATGTATAAGCCAATAAGTCCATTTGAGAAAATCGTTGCCGAACAACTCAACGAACAAACAACAGCCTATAAAAACAAAATTTCACAACAGAACACCAAACTGGAACAGGAAAAAGATGAACTGCTATCTTGGATCCATGAAGTAAAAACACCATTAACCGCAATGCAGCTCATGATTGATCGTGTAGAGGACAAAAAGGTCAAACAGCAATTAAGGTACGAATGGTTGCGTATCCACCTCCTTCTCGACCAACAGCTTCATCAAAAACGGATCCCTTATATGGAAAACGACTTGTATATCGAACAAACGAAACTGGAGCCCCTGCTTTTTCAGGAAATCAAAGCATTACAGTCTTGGTGCATGCGCAAAGGGATTGGCTTTGATGTTTCCTTACAAGCAGAAGAGGTATTAACGGATGCGAAATGGTTTGCCTTTATCATCCGACAGCTGCTGACTAATGCTATTAAATATACACAAAACGATGATATAACAATAACAAGTTACCTGAAACAATCCCAAGCCATGCTCACTATTCGGGATCATGGAAGAGGGATTGATCGCAAGGACCTACCACGTATTTTTGATCGCGGCTTCACATCCACTACGGTCCATTATGATACAGCTTCTTCCGGTATGGGGCTTTATTTGGTTAATAACGCTTTAAAGCCGCTACACATCAAGATCGACGTCCAGTCCAAAGTCGGTGAAGGCACCAGTTTTACCTTAACGTTCCCGAGCAAAAATGATTTTGTGGCTATTACTGGCATGTGA
- a CDS encoding ABC transporter ATP-binding protein: MMLQATKIHKSYGNKFNKQEVLKGIDINVEKGEFVSIMGASGSGKTTLLNVLSSIDRVSQGNIVIQGQELTTMKDKQLATFRKNHLGFIFQEYNLLDTLTVKENILLPLSINNVSKKAANQTFEQVAKELGIYDIKGKYPNELSGGQKQRTSAARAFIHEPSIIFADEPTGALDSKSASDLLNKLNHLNETREATIVMVTHDPVAASYSERVIFIKDGSFYTQIYKGDGTRETFLKDIMKTQGVLGGVHDEH, from the coding sequence ATGATGTTACAAGCAACCAAAATTCATAAAAGCTATGGAAACAAATTTAATAAACAGGAAGTCTTAAAAGGTATTGATATCAACGTAGAAAAAGGAGAATTTGTAAGTATCATGGGCGCATCCGGATCGGGGAAAACAACGCTTTTAAACGTCCTTTCCTCGATTGACCGGGTGAGTCAGGGAAACATTGTCATTCAAGGCCAGGAACTAACCACCATGAAGGATAAACAGCTTGCCACATTTCGAAAAAATCATTTGGGCTTTATCTTTCAGGAATATAATCTGCTGGATACGCTGACCGTGAAAGAGAATATTCTCCTGCCACTGTCAATTAATAACGTATCGAAAAAAGCAGCAAACCAAACATTTGAGCAAGTGGCAAAGGAACTGGGCATTTACGATATCAAGGGCAAATATCCAAACGAACTATCGGGCGGGCAAAAACAGCGTACATCGGCAGCCCGCGCGTTCATCCATGAACCAAGCATCATTTTTGCTGATGAACCGACCGGTGCGCTGGATTCCAAATCAGCATCGGATTTATTAAACAAACTGAACCATTTAAATGAGACCCGGGAAGCCACTATTGTGATGGTTACCCATGATCCGGTCGCAGCCAGCTATTCGGAACGGGTGATTTTTATCAAGGATGGTTCCTTCTATACGCAAATCTATAAAGGGGATGGAACAAGAGAGACCTTTTTGAAAGATATTATGAAAACACAGGGCGTCCTGGGTGGTGTGCACGATGAGCATTAA
- a CDS encoding ABC transporter permease: protein MSINRLIWQSLKKNIRNYYLYVFALVFSVALYFSFVTLQYDPAMEDPSSSVKGSAGLYAGSVLLIAIVTVFLLYANTLFIKRRSKEIGLFQLIGMTKGKVFRILSLENLTLYIGSIVIGIFFGFAVSKLMKMVFFKITGINQVATLGFSAKAMFQTLLVFFVIYLFIMLMNYLFIKRQSVLSLFQARSKTENNVKKLSVVQILIGIFGIGLIILGYYLSTILFDSDTMNSGTLFLLMISILGSVIIGTYLFFKGSVSFILQLIRKSKAGYLSINDVLSLSSIMFRMKSNALLLTVITTVSALAIGLLSLTYISYYSAEKLAQQMVPNDFSIPSQEDADRFTKELDQKNIAYKKNKIDFITVSADLTKALQLAPDNSYIDPKDNEMTVISDQSTKKINVSPDETVLTGTSDVTAQMISLKDKGKLTLSNTKDTFDVYYSEVQNQAILPMVFSFGGPVAVVDDSVYQQLEQNLDKDIQSTFGSTYVGIDVVDGKALQQANNIFEQMNLDEQDADASGYGSRSQSKATAEQKQATGLTMFIVGFLGLTFLITSGCILYFKQMDESDEEKSTYTILRKLGFTQSDLIRGIWYKQLFNFGIPLVLGLLHSYFAVKSGWFLFGTEMATPTVIVMAIYTVLYSIFGILSVLYYKRVIQEAL, encoded by the coding sequence ATGAGCATTAATCGATTAATCTGGCAAAGTTTAAAGAAAAATATTCGTAACTATTACTTATATGTTTTTGCACTCGTTTTTAGTGTGGCACTGTATTTTTCTTTTGTCACCTTACAATATGATCCAGCAATGGAGGACCCGTCCAGTTCTGTAAAAGGGTCAGCAGGTCTTTATGCCGGATCCGTTTTATTAATTGCCATAGTTACTGTGTTTCTATTATATGCAAACACCTTATTCATCAAACGCAGAAGTAAAGAGATTGGCTTATTCCAGCTGATCGGTATGACCAAGGGAAAAGTTTTTCGCATTCTGAGTCTGGAAAACCTTACGCTGTATATTGGATCGATTGTCATTGGGATCTTTTTCGGATTTGCCGTGTCAAAACTCATGAAGATGGTGTTCTTTAAAATCACCGGGATCAATCAGGTTGCAACACTCGGATTTTCCGCGAAGGCGATGTTCCAGACGCTGCTTGTGTTTTTCGTGATCTATTTGTTTATTATGCTGATGAACTATTTGTTTATTAAGAGGCAGAGCGTGCTTTCCCTATTTCAGGCAAGGTCCAAAACGGAAAACAATGTAAAGAAACTGTCAGTTGTCCAGATCCTGATTGGTATTTTTGGAATCGGACTGATTATTCTGGGCTATTATTTATCTACCATTTTGTTTGACAGTGACACCATGAATTCAGGCACTTTGTTTCTGCTCATGATCAGTATCCTGGGTTCGGTAATTATTGGGACGTACCTGTTCTTTAAAGGATCAGTAAGCTTTATCCTGCAGCTGATTCGCAAAAGCAAGGCAGGGTATTTATCGATTAACGATGTACTATCGTTATCATCGATTATGTTCCGCATGAAATCCAATGCGCTGCTTTTGACGGTAATTACCACCGTTTCCGCACTGGCGATCGGATTATTATCACTAACCTATATATCCTATTATTCAGCGGAAAAGTTAGCACAGCAAATGGTACCAAATGATTTTTCCATTCCGAGTCAGGAAGACGCAGATCGTTTCACAAAAGAACTGGATCAAAAAAACATAGCTTACAAGAAAAACAAAATTGATTTCATCACGGTAAGTGCTGACTTAACCAAGGCATTACAGTTGGCTCCGGATAATTCTTATATCGACCCCAAGGATAACGAAATGACCGTCATCAGTGATCAATCAACAAAGAAGATTAACGTTTCGCCTGATGAGACAGTCCTTACAGGTACCAGTGATGTTACGGCACAGATGATTTCCTTAAAAGACAAAGGAAAACTGACACTTTCGAATACCAAGGATACCTTTGATGTCTACTATTCGGAAGTACAAAATCAGGCCATTCTACCAATGGTCTTCTCTTTCGGCGGGCCCGTTGCAGTTGTAGATGATAGTGTCTACCAACAATTGGAACAAAATTTGGACAAAGATATCCAAAGCACTTTTGGCAGCACCTATGTTGGCATTGATGTTGTGGACGGGAAAGCGTTGCAGCAAGCTAACAACATTTTCGAGCAGATGAATCTTGATGAACAAGATGCAGATGCATCCGGTTATGGCTCCCGCTCCCAGTCAAAGGCTACGGCAGAGCAAAAACAGGCTACCGGACTGACCATGTTCATCGTCGGCTTTCTCGGATTAACCTTTTTGATTACATCTGGGTGTATTTTGTACTTTAAACAGATGGATGAGAGTGATGAGGAAAAGTCAACGTACACCATTTTACGCAAACTTGGCTTTACACAGAGCGATTTAATCCGCGGCATTTGGTATAAACAGCTGTTTAACTTTGGTATTCCTTTAGTACTTGGGCTGTTACACAGTTATTTTGCTGTCAAATCGGGCTGGTTCCTGTTTGGTACAGAAATGGCTACTCCAACAGTAATTGTCATGGCCATTTATACCGTTCTGTACTCGATTTTCGGTATCTTATCGGTACTTTATTATAAGCGAGTTATTCAAGAAGCCTTATGA
- a CDS encoding TrkH family potassium uptake protein: MFSKQPLIRLMNRLSPVQLILLFYLLAVIVSTLLLALPVAHRDGVHVPFIDILFTAVSALSVTGLTTVSIADTFSTTGYILLCLILQLGGVGVMAIGTSIWLLLGKKIGLKERRLIMTDQNQTTFEGMVRLIKQILLVILTIEFIGFIIMGTYFLQYFPTAEEAYLNGFFGVISAITNGGFDITGNSLILFKDDYFIQFINILLIIFGAIGYPVLVETKEYLFSRSGNHRRFRFSLFTKVTTITFFSLVVIGTIFIALFDLNGYFSGKSWHQVLFYALFQSVTTRSAGLSTLDVSQLTEPNQLFMSFLMFIGASPSSSGGGIRTTTFALVIIFLITFARGGKNIRLFRREIHEEDLQKAVTVTLMAIIFVYGSVLLLSVLEPFSTSTLLFEVTSAFGTVGLSLGITGKLTVISKIVLMILMFIGRIGIITFLLTFKKKKSPGNYHYPKERIIIG, translated from the coding sequence ATGTTTTCCAAGCAGCCATTGATCCGACTAATGAATCGATTATCACCCGTACAATTAATCCTGCTTTTTTATCTCCTTGCTGTTATCGTATCCACACTCTTGCTTGCATTGCCGGTAGCACACAGGGATGGTGTTCACGTACCGTTTATCGATATTTTGTTTACGGCAGTGAGTGCGCTGAGTGTGACGGGACTGACAACGGTTAGTATTGCCGACACCTTTAGTACAACTGGATATATTCTGCTTTGCCTGATCTTGCAATTGGGCGGGGTAGGGGTGATGGCAATAGGAACTTCCATCTGGTTGTTATTAGGTAAAAAAATCGGATTGAAAGAACGTCGATTAATAATGACGGATCAGAATCAGACAACTTTTGAAGGAATGGTTCGTTTAATTAAACAAATTTTATTAGTAATTTTAACGATTGAATTTATCGGGTTTATCATAATGGGAACATATTTTTTGCAATACTTTCCAACTGCTGAAGAAGCGTATTTAAACGGTTTTTTCGGGGTGATTAGCGCTATAACCAATGGTGGTTTTGATATTACCGGGAATTCGCTCATCCTGTTTAAAGACGATTATTTTATCCAGTTTATTAATATATTGTTGATTATTTTTGGGGCTATCGGTTATCCGGTTTTAGTGGAGACAAAGGAATATTTGTTTTCCAGGTCGGGCAATCATCGTCGGTTTCGTTTTTCCCTGTTTACTAAAGTAACGACTATTACATTTTTTAGTTTAGTTGTTATCGGGACGATTTTTATTGCTTTGTTTGATTTAAACGGTTATTTTAGTGGTAAATCATGGCATCAGGTATTGTTTTATGCTCTATTTCAATCGGTGACAACCAGGAGTGCCGGGCTGTCTACGCTTGATGTCAGCCAATTGACGGAACCAAATCAGCTGTTCATGTCATTTTTAATGTTTATTGGTGCCTCGCCAAGCAGTTCAGGTGGAGGAATTCGGACGACCACATTTGCCCTGGTGATTATTTTTCTGATTACATTTGCCCGTGGCGGCAAAAATATTCGTTTGTTCAGACGTGAAATTCACGAAGAAGACTTGCAAAAAGCGGTCACCGTAACATTAATGGCGATCATTTTTGTTTATGGTTCAGTGCTGCTACTGTCTGTTTTGGAGCCATTTTCCACTTCAACACTTTTATTTGAAGTTACCTCGGCCTTTGGAACGGTCGGACTGTCACTTGGTATTACTGGAAAATTGACTGTCATAAGCAAGATTGTTTTGATGATCCTCATGTTCATTGGCAGGATTGGAATTATTACCTTTTTGCTGACGTTTAAGAAGAAGAAAAGTCCGGGGAATTACCATTATCCTAAGGAAAGGATTATTATTGGGTGA
- a CDS encoding aldo/keto reductase: MNKSIPEITLNDGLTLPVIGLGTYKLNGNEGANAISSAIDMGYRLLDSAYNYENEGTLGEAVRRSSVPREELRITSKLPGRYHSYDKAVTTIQESLYRANLDYYDLYLIHWPNPKQDIYVEAWQALIDAKKWGLIRSIGVCNFLPEHIVRLEKETGVKPSMNQIELHPFFNQEKQRQWHEENDVKTESWSPLARANEVLQNDRIQAIANKHQKTVSQVILRWHYQLGTIPIPKSASPARQRENISIFDFSLDETDMNDIAALTLPDGRMNDQDPAVYEEF, translated from the coding sequence ATGAATAAATCAATTCCGGAGATCACACTTAATGACGGTCTCACATTACCAGTTATTGGCCTTGGTACATACAAACTAAATGGAAATGAGGGCGCCAATGCGATAAGCAGTGCAATCGATATGGGATACCGCCTGCTTGATTCAGCGTATAATTATGAAAATGAAGGAACGCTGGGTGAAGCTGTCCGGCGCAGTTCTGTTCCAAGAGAAGAATTACGAATTACATCCAAATTACCTGGCCGTTATCACAGCTATGACAAAGCCGTTACTACCATTCAAGAATCTTTGTATCGGGCAAATCTGGACTATTATGATCTTTATCTTATACACTGGCCCAATCCGAAACAAGATATTTATGTAGAGGCCTGGCAAGCACTTATTGATGCGAAAAAATGGGGCTTGATTCGGTCAATTGGTGTTTGTAATTTCTTGCCGGAACACATTGTACGTTTGGAAAAGGAGACTGGTGTCAAACCAAGCATGAACCAAATTGAATTACACCCATTTTTCAACCAGGAAAAACAACGACAATGGCATGAGGAAAATGACGTGAAGACCGAATCTTGGAGTCCATTGGCCCGAGCAAATGAAGTCTTGCAAAATGACAGGATCCAAGCGATTGCCAACAAACATCAAAAAACAGTTTCCCAAGTGATTTTACGCTGGCATTATCAACTTGGCACCATCCCTATTCCGAAATCGGCATCACCGGCAAGACAACGTGAAAACATTTCAATTTTTGATTTTTCGCTGGATGAAACGGACATGAACGACATTGCAGCATTAACACTACCCGATGGCAGGATGAACGATCAGGATCCTGCAGTATATGAGGAATTTTAA
- a CDS encoding DUF1646 family protein, which translates to MIVGLIIILLLVLLLPFTKFVEKNLEMFLFIMGVLSVLVSQVLDWPLIKEALVHPINITLAVLVAGLLFRWFQTPIEKGVLGMSRAIPYRVFIALFVIILGLISSLITAIIAAIILVAIVGVLRLDKESEIRLVVLACFAIGLGAVLTPLGEPLSTVVVNKLNEDFFYLLKLVGIYVIPGVIIFGILAAMFVKSREESQEILSQQSSKEKAPNNSETESYGEIIIRSLKIYLFVMALTFLGAGFEPLIERYLLDLNPLILYWINMISAVLDNATLAAAEISPSMDSTTIRDMLLGLLVSGGMLIPGNIPNIIAAGKLDITSKQYAKFALPVGLVAMVVYFVVILIF; encoded by the coding sequence TTGATCGTTGGTTTAATCATTATTTTACTTCTTGTATTATTGTTGCCGTTTACAAAGTTTGTTGAAAAGAATTTGGAAATGTTTTTGTTTATCATGGGTGTTTTATCGGTACTGGTCAGTCAGGTATTGGATTGGCCTTTAATCAAAGAGGCATTGGTGCATCCGATTAATATTACCCTGGCAGTACTTGTCGCCGGTTTATTGTTTAGATGGTTCCAGACACCGATTGAAAAAGGAGTACTCGGCATGAGCAGGGCAATCCCGTATCGCGTATTCATTGCTTTGTTTGTCATTATTCTTGGACTTATCTCCAGCTTGATTACGGCAATTATTGCGGCAATTATTTTAGTTGCCATTGTCGGTGTCCTGCGATTGGATAAAGAATCAGAAATCCGTTTAGTTGTGCTGGCTTGTTTTGCAATTGGTTTGGGGGCTGTTCTCACACCGCTTGGCGAACCGCTTTCAACCGTTGTGGTCAATAAATTGAATGAAGACTTTTTTTACCTTTTAAAATTAGTTGGTATCTATGTTATTCCTGGGGTAATTATTTTTGGTATACTTGCAGCGATGTTTGTGAAATCAAGGGAAGAATCACAGGAAATACTGTCGCAGCAAAGTTCGAAAGAGAAGGCGCCCAATAATTCAGAGACAGAATCATATGGCGAAATTATTATTCGCAGCTTAAAAATATATTTATTTGTTATGGCGTTAACGTTTCTTGGTGCCGGGTTCGAGCCGTTAATTGAGCGGTATTTGCTCGATTTGAATCCGTTGATATTGTATTGGATTAACATGATCTCTGCAGTACTGGATAATGCGACACTTGCTGCTGCTGAAATTAGCCCTTCCATGGATAGTACAACCATTAGAGATATGTTATTGGGACTGCTTGTGAGTGGAGGAATGCTTATCCCGGGAAATATCCCGAACATTATCGCCGCCGGAAAGCTTGATATTACCAGTAAACAATATGCAAAATTTGCTTTACCGGTTGGATTGGTGGCAATGGTCGTCTATTTTGTTGTCATTCTTATATTTTAG